Sequence from the Bombus pyrosoma isolate SC7728 linkage group LG3, ASM1482585v1, whole genome shotgun sequence genome:
TAATGGAAAGAACGATAGCAAGAAAGAATATGGTCTGTGACGgcgatatttatatgaaaatattgatagGTACTGGCCGTCCACCAACGGTTACTCGAGGGTACAATTGACCGTTGAACATGAGAAAAAcccgcttttcttttttttttttttttaatactgttTATTAGCCAGATAATAAGTATTACATGCGTATGGTATTCACAATAAACGGTGAATTGCTGTTGAGGGATGTTTTAGGCAAAAGTACCGATACGTAACGGTACGACATAGccatacaatatttgtgtgtcggggttacatttttttttttctttttggtgTTGCATTTATGAATTAGATCTAAGTCGCTGTAGAGCGGtgcttatatatgatattgttNNNNNNNNNNNNNNNNNNNNNNNNNNNNNNNNNNNNNNNNNNNNNNNNNNNNNNNNNNNNNNNNNNNNNNNNNNNNNNNNNNNNNNNNNNNNNNNNNNNNNNNNNNNNNNNNNNNNNNNNNNNNNNNNNNNNNNNNNNNNNNNNNNNNNNNNNNNNNNNNNNNNNNNNNNNNNNNNNNNNNNNNNNNNNNNNNNNNNNNNNNNNNNNNNNNNNNNNNNNNNNNNNNNNNNNNNNNNNNNNNNNNNNNNNNNNNNNNNNNNNNNNNNNNttttttttttttttttaaactcgCTATTCTCTTGTTTCATCGGCATGAGCACCGACTCTGGGAAACTTGTGGActtttagaatatttgtagCAATTGACCGTAAAAGAtgctaaattttaattatggaTTATTATGCGCCTGAGTTGATATGTTTTGACATCTGGTGATCATCTTAATCGAGGGATGGTTTAAGACAAGATTACAGCCGTGACAgttgttattatttgttattattaattttgtttgtcaTCTGACATTCAGATAGCCTTTTCTTTGTGTTgattgcatttatttattgcaaaatattttatcgagcGGTCAAATTGTCCGCCGTGGTAGGCAGGACagactataaatatttcttagaaagaaaagaaagcaaactATAAGTCAATAGCGAAGAATATATTGTATGCATGTTTTACGAAAAGTCATATGTTAGAAAGCGATATGATAACGTTTAAATATGGTTCAATTTGTATAGAAACGGTTAATTTGATCGCCAGTGGCAAGTTTAGTCGTCGATATTTGGAAAACCACACGGATCCGTATAGCTAACTCTCCGGCCCTGGATTTCCTTCATTGTAATGATTTTTATGGGATGAAAACCTATTCTTTCTAATATTGTTACAATCGTGTACCCTTCTAATTGTGTACTCTTCTAATTGGCGTTATTGATTCATACCGGATGTGTACTCTAGTGCGTACCCAAATTAATCTACTAATGCGGTCGTAAAGTTTACAACTTGCAAGGTAGGAAATTCGTGCTTTGCTAAAAGTAAGTGAGGTACTGTCTGAGTTACGGACGGTCACTCCAAATCCCGAACGATAGTGATGAAAGtagtatattaatttatttatttatttatttatttaaattttacaatttatttagtaggacatttggtaaaagaAAGTAGTATATGAAATCAAGAATTGTACTAGTCTAATAGTACAGTAATAAAAGTGATATAATTATCAGAGAAATATCCACTTACATATTTTAGCTGGATATTATTGGAAAACCGTTTCTCACATACTAAATAGCCGCTATATTCCGCGAAATAAAACCGTATgactacaaaattaaattcatttcaacGCTACTATTTGCACTGTAATAAACATTGTATTATCTATTGTctgcaaaaaaaaatatatatatatatttcatataataatattatataaatttatatatttgaattgaattaaaataataaaaaaatatatagtcgAATTTAATGGAAACGACCGTGAACAACACtaaactaaataatttaatattccctctactagaaaattaattacagtggttaagaaattatttatacatgatAAAACTTTGATTTCGATTTTCGGTAAAATGTATAGATATGTTGAAGTATgatctatttaaatttaaataatttatttatttctatagtGTAGTATCGGGGAAAATTCCGATGTACTGCAGATACGAAGCAATGAATGTGCCGAAAGCGTTGAGGTAACAAGGGTCGttttaaatgtataacaaggcttaaatgtataacataTGGAAAGTATTTGTTCAATGCTAgctttatttcatttgcagGTGTGCAATTTTCTCCAACTTTTGGGTATAATCagagtttcatttaaaaagaacgaaagcaGTTCAAtgatcgaaataatttccCTTTATTGTTAATAACATTTTGCCATTTTTCTGGCAGCCTGATCGACCAAATTTCTGAGAACTGCCGTAACATGATCCATATCCGagatcgaaattatttttattaggttTTTTAGAATTGTTGCAGATTCGAATAAGTATGTTTATATGGATAGTGACCATGTTCACTGAGAGATGAATTATGGTTTATGGTAGGTTCCTGGACGTAACAACatagaacaattatttagcaatacgaagaaataatatgaaataattgataatcgcAAAAAATAAGCGAATCGCGCGAAATCTCACTTCATCAAGCGCCATCACTTGAGTGGGGGTCATCGGTGGCCTTAGTGAGGCAAATTCATTAATTGACTATTACCATTTCTTACATGTTCTACCACTACACACACACTACTACGTACGCATTATAGCATAATATCGTGGAAAATTACTGGAAAACCCAGGTAGGAACTAAGGTGTCGAAAAGTGGGAGGTACCAATGGGCCCTGTACTTACCTTCCATTACATTGGCTAATGTACGTACCCAGTACGAGGCGTACCTAGCAATGAGCCAACCAAATTCGTGTGCATTTTGGGGGTAGCAAAGTATATAAGGTAGCCGTTACGGTGATGAGGACAGTCTTCGGCACAACCTTATAGGCAAATGAATAGTGATCGCCGCTCTGGATAATCTTGCAAACAGTACTGAAAGTAGTGTGACGGACAGTATTGAAGAGAGTGTTGAACAAAGTGTTGAACAAAGTGTTGAACAAAGTGTTGAACAAAGTGTTGAAGAGTATCGCGGACAGTATTGTGGGCATTGCAGTAACGAGGATTCCTGGGAATAGCTGCACGAGTACGAGCTGTACGAGTTATCATATCGCtgtaagtaataatttttcagttaCCAAGTTACCATTCAAGTTGTTTTAGTTATATGACATTACTGCATTTAGTTTACGTTAAATAATCATTGCTTTCCGtttaaattatagtaaaaaagaaatgatataaaattaaaattaaaaattttttaacttaaaaTAACTCTTAGAGATCACGCACCGAAGAGAGAATATAAGATTTCTAAAGTAGTACcttgaattttgtattatttcttatttactaacgctttagtaattaattttcctattttacaAACACGGTATACCTATCGTTAAGAGTTCGTCCGCGTGATAGCACCCACATAAAGTTGTTCGAATAAGAAAATACGCAAATTGGAGTATAGCGAGTTTAGAATACAGTCGCGCCGACGCAGCGGTCCGAAATTTTTCCCAACGTTATGCCAAATCTCGTAAATTTTGGAAGCTATTAAGTTTATCGGGTCGGATAACGCGCTCGAAAGTTTTATAAATGGCGCACAACCGGTCGACCGCCGCCGCCTCCGCGCTCGATGCAATCTACGAAAAATGCTCGTTCCTCATTTCGCTTAATTCTCCGACCGCGTGCCGAACGAAGAAGCAAAAGAAACGCGGACCAACCGAGACGCGGCcgatcgatatatcgtaatagaaaACGATTCATCCGTTTCATCGGCGTTCTCTATTTCTATCTAGGATCGCTAGCCACTTTACTTAGTCTCCCAAAGCATCGAAATCTTTTCAACaatgaaatcttttaaatgGCTGGTCTTACTTCAATTTCCATGTTCATTCTCTTATTCTCGATAAGATGTCCtctaatttcgaattttatttcgcaataactgcgaaataattttattgtgaTGCGTTCCCGCTATGTTTGCACTGCATTTAACCACTTGCTTTCGCAACGAAGTTACAGGGGTGCGTGCCAGAACGTTACGCTGTAACTTGCCGTGAAGCGTTACTTGACACTTAGCCAACCGAACAGAGAGATCTCCCCTCTGTAAAGTACATCGCTGCGTGATCGAACGGGGAgatcttccttttttactttttcaacgcgtttctttcttttttgttattgttattatcacTTATTGTTTACCTGAAATTGTTCTCAATTAATTGCGTcactttttctgcttttataaagtacagtgtataataaaatacaccaatttatttataccacattgtaacaaaatattaaaatgcattatgaatttctaatttcacgTTCAAGTCGTGTTACTTGTCTTTAGTTATTTATGTTTTGAATTTTAcctatatttctttatacttttaatatatactttcaatttgatgtttcgtataaacaatatgtgaaatcGTTACGTAAAATCATTACCGCGAAATATAATTGaccaattaaataatttttaaactccttttgttttttatatgatGAATATTAGTCGTCGATACTTGGAAAAATGCGCGTTGAACAGCGTATAGGTTGGCTAAATGTTAAAACGAGAAAGCTCGGTAGAGTCTTCCATAGAGAATTATGCACAGATACGAATgctaatttcttttattaataattttgtacagtATGGTATATTTCAAGGCATTCTGGGATATATAACGCGACAAGACATTCCTTGCATTCTTTgtggatttttttttaactctttcgcgggtgaaaatttctatttcttgaaaaataccTCATTTGCATGGTTTTAAAGCTAATAAATAACTAGTAGTTACTAGCAGACATCTTTTCACGTTTTTGATAATTAGCAATACGTACACTTTGCAAAATTTGTTCTGCTATATTTAGAACACATCGTTGGCAATTTTGGAACAAAAACATTTGGACGTGCGCGGCAAGTGGTTAACTTTGTATACTGCGAGAATGCGTGTCAGGCAACAAATGATACGCGGGGTAATAGCTTTGTTTGCGAATTCAAATTGCCGTGTTTATACTAGTTGgggaaatatattaatagtttACTAGTTGAGAGTTAAACGAGCTTTCACGTATACGGTTAAAAGAAGATTGTAATTTGTTCGTAGGCCAAGTTGCTAcgcgatatcgatcgataatacgatcgatcgataaaaatacaattaaagatTACGTTTTCCATATagtaatttttccaattacgCATTTGATACGTTTAAAACAACGTGCATTCTATTGCAGTTTCGTTTCAATACTTTTAATGAGATCTGTGATATACAAGTTTTCGTTACGATAGCGAGCATTCAATttgcaatataattaaatcaacGTTTTTTAATGAGTAGGTAAAGGACAATGTTGTAAAAATGTTACCACGGTTACAATTCCGAATAATTTTTAGACAGATAATACTATTTTCAAATCTATTATCAGCATATTAAATTCAacgatttattaaaacttattGTACTGCGGCTTTTCCAATACAGATACtatatgaaacaaataattaacaaaatacgaaagaattcATACGCTTACCGTGTTATTTATACGAACAAAATTCCAtccaatatatttcaattattcaacaatttttacaactaTTGATCCGTGAAAATGGTTACGATAGAACGATACAATTATTAACATCGCAGATTTCTCGTTATGGTAACGAACGAACAACGCTCTCCTTCAATTTTCTAGTAAATATTTCGACCCATTGTTCATAATTCGCCAGCGTTGCAAACTGCGTTCGTTAAACTAGCCGTGGGAGAGATTAAAATTGGACGGGGTTTCCCAAGCCGTTTCGTTCTTCGCAATTTTGCAGCAGACTTGCCCGTCTTTCTCCGACTTGCCATTGGTGCGAATTTACCGGGAACTAGCACGTTCGATTTCGTGGAACATGCAGAGGGCAACGGTAATTTAGCAAATCTCAAGGCGATACGATTTGCACGGTCTAATTCGTCGCAAGTAGGAAGGAAATAGTGCCCTCGGTACCTTCTTAGTATACCGTATTTTAAACCTCTCTTCAAGACTGATTTTACCTTTAATTAACCAAACGTAAATCAAGCGTGGGTATGAAATGTCGTTGTACgagttaaatgaaaattgatatcgCAGGAACTCGAACTTTCTCGTTTAACCcgaaatacgtataatataaaatattatacgtatgaaACATTACAGCCGATCGTAACTCTTCGTAGTACAACGTTCGGTCAGCGAGTAacgtattatttaaacaaacgCGATTCaagcaaaaataataaaaaaaaaaaaaacgtgtaATATAACGATTCGATTCTTTTCGGTAGCACGGTTAATACATTACAGTTTTTATATCGGTTACTATAATGTATCATCTTTATTATATCTCTGATTATAAACTCACTTGTCGCTTAACCTTTCCATCGTCCACGTTAGAACCATAACTGATATAGCCAATAATTTTACTAGGCGTAGATCCCTTTGTCTCGCGAAGATCTTGAATAGCCGAGACAATCAATGCAACGATCTTCATCGGCCAGAgtcttcgaatttttctctttggTAACGTTTTCGCAGCTCTATTTATCTTTCGTGTCATTTCGATCACCGTAGAACCACGAACGATCGGCTAGGAAAATGAACGTTCGCGCGTTCTCGGAAGAAGAAGACGTAGACTTAAAATTTTGCAAGATCGTCGCTAGCAATTACCAAGAATCAGCGACAAACATCACGAAAAATTTAACTATTCGCGAATCCCGAAAATATCGTTTGCACGGACGTTCGTTTGTTTCGATCAGTGAACTGAACTTAACTTTGCTCGAATACGCGTGTACCTCGATACAGAATAATCCCGAAAGCagcgtgaaaatatttgcagaaTCTTGGTCCTGTTTGCAAATTCTAGTTTGCCATGGGATAAAAATTGTCGCTTGGCTTCACACGAGTGAATTGTAATTACGGAAAAGTGCAAATTTACCGTGCTACTTATTGATCCAACTAAACAAGCATATTTCGCTACTAATGAAAGAGACGGTTTTAATCGTAATTATCAGCGACTGACAATGAACGATAATTAGCGACAACAGAAGTTGCGAGTGATTGAGAATGTAGGTGTTGGTAGTAACCAATACGCGGGTACTACGTGCCgcaattaatcgaaattcaaAACAGTCTTTTGAACTACCGTATTTGAATTCGCGTCGTTATTTTCCCCCGATCGGCGTCATTTTCACCGCAACGACGACAGGATTGCGCAGCTACAGTTTGTTTGATAAAGGGATCGATCCGAATTCTTCGCGCgcgtttaattttccattcgacGCGATTGTTACAACgagaaatatacatatcattattacattatagagTCCGTAAGGAACGTAAAACAAGTAAAATATGTGAAAAGCTTCAAAATGTCGAgcgtcaaaaaaaaaaaatgttactacGAAAGAACcttttgatttaatttaattctttcgttAGAATCGTCAAAGAAAAGGCACCGTCCGCATTGTTCTACCGATGCAACATACTTGATCACGCATTAGGataaactaaataatatataaaatataaaaccgTCGCAAATAATAACGAGTCCCtcgaagaataatataaaaatgctaGGAAACGGGAAAGACAATAAATTCGTAATTCATTAAAAAGGTAAATTTGACTTTACAACTTTCTTCAAACGTTATACCCGCGTTGGTGCTTTATCGACGTACGGTATATAGGTAGTCCGATCATCCCTGGCTACATAGATCGGCTCTTTTTCCTCGCCTCGATCAAACAACTTTATGGACATATTTCTTTCGGtcaaattatgtaaaaaaaggCATCGTCCTGAATAATACATCGGGC
This genomic interval carries:
- the LOC122566055 gene encoding uncharacterized protein LOC122566055, whose protein sequence is MRDQPIVRGSTVIEMTRKINRAAKTLPKRKIRRLWPMKIVALIVSAIQDLRETKGSTPSKIIGYISYGSNVDDGKVKRQVKSVLKRGLKYGILRRYRGHYFLPTCDELDRANRIALRFAKLPLPSACSTKSNVLVPGKFAPMASRRKTGKSAAKLRRTKRLGKPRPILISPTASLTNAVCNAGEL